The Heterodontus francisci isolate sHetFra1 unplaced genomic scaffold, sHetFra1.hap1 HAP1_SCAFFOLD_53, whole genome shotgun sequence sequence acccagcctatccaatctctctttattaatCAAGCGCTCCAAGCAGGGcaacagctttgtgaatcttttctgaaccctctccagcttaatcacatcttccctgtagtgcagcgaccagaactgcacacagtactcctagtgcagcctaaccaacgttatgtacaactgtaacatgacgtcccaacttttgtactcaatgcctcggccgatgaaggcaagcatgccattcgcctccttcaccaccctgtctaaatGTATTgctactttcagagaactatgtacatgcaccccaaggtctctctgctcaacaacactcccagggccctgccattcactgtttatctccttccctggtttaactttccaaaatgcatcatttcgcacttgcctgcgttaaatataccatttgccaatcccttgcccacttttccagttgatctatatcctgttgtagctttagataaccttcttcactgtccactataccaccaattttggtatcatctgcaaacttactaatcatgccccctgcattctcatccaagtcaccaATATGTACGACagacaacagaaggcccagcaccgatccctgcggcgcaccactggtcacaggcctccaatctgaagaacaacaatccactaccaccctctgcctcctatcactaagccaattttgtatccaatgtgctaccacaccctggatcccatgtgttcgaaccttccggaacaacctaccatgcaggaccttgtcaaaagccttgctaaagtccatgtagacaacgtccacctccctgccctcgtcaatcctcttggtcacctcctcaaaaaactcaatcaaattcgtaagatatgttttcccacgcagaaagccatgctgactatccctaatcagaccttgcctttccaaatgcatataaattctgtctctcagaatcccttccaataaatttctcaccactgatgtaatgctcaccggcctgtagttccctggcttattcctgctacccttcttaaataaaggcacaacattagctctcctccagtcttccggtacctcacccgttgcTAATGATGATTCAAAACTCTCTACcaggtcccagcaatctcctcccatagcctcctaggatacacctggtcaggccccggagatttatccaacttaatgtgcttcaaaacctccaacacctcctcccttgtaatgttgatatgctccaggatatcgctggtcCCTCCCATGAACGCATTAGCTTCCGTGACCTTccgcacggtaaatacagacgaaaagtattcatttacgacctaccccatttcccgtggctccacacatcgattaccacactgatccttaaggggacctactctctccctcgctacccatttactcttaatatacttattgaatcgtttaggattctcatttatctaccagggaaatcgtctttgtgtgttttgttgtaacctcagaaatttatctcaatggttaaatcgctcCCTAAATATATCACAGGACAAAGCTTTCATCGATTTTctagtgttgttgccccagtatcatgaagcagaatttgtagatATCATGTTAagcttcagaatacaaagtgtcagaataagtttttttgtagaaaccactgatttcaggtaaggagttcctgatgggaacgtgtttctgatccagaaatccagtcacctcgagaaataaaatctgagtcaatgtgaatgtctcctcctgagagcagtgattatttatggtccagtttaaatggaataaaattacATGAAAGTTACAAACAAACTGAAATCACGTTCTTTAACCATTCGCGAtgggtgggaatcttcccaaacccattgctcatcttactatacacactgaaagacacactcgcactgtgataggccaccttcacagggtgatagtgaacggatttctgacagtgttcagtcagtaaactgaccattaaaatggggtatttaagtggaagtgacatttgtctagacaaaattcggtatgaaatataaaacacagacctgaacgccggatctgataggaatccttgccaggtggaatattctcaatctcttcataaattgcttggtataaaccagccggtgagCCCTTGCCaccagtgacagaacctgtcagatgaagggtagggagattaaagtttagttgcaaactacgagcgtttaacagtaaattatctgtgaacacatccaaatcacagtgatgccgatagtaaagagacaaagccaggtattgtgaatggagagtagttttgttgtgcataTTTTCGGATAAGTCTATGTATCTAATTTTTTTGCATTCTCATATatttacctgcagcagactggggacaaattcaatcaagtttgtttgaaacgatctccccctgacaaagccatgctgagttcCCCGATTAATGCctacctgtccaagtggagattaatcttgttcctcaggattttttccaatagtttccgtaccactgatgttagattcaccaaccagtaattatctggtttatccctgctacccctcttgaataatggtaccacattcactgtcctcagtcctctggtacatctcctgtgatcagacaggatttgaaaatctgtgtcaaagcccctgctatctcttcccttgtctcACGTAACAGTCTGTGGCACATCCTCCCAGGGCGgtactgtggtgcagtggttagcaccgcagcaacccgggttcaattctgcgtactgcctgcgtggagtttgcaagtgctccctgtgtcagcgtgtgattcctctgggtgctacggtttcctcccacatgccaaagaatttcaGGTTGacaggtacattggccattgtaaattgctcctagttcaGGTAGGTGgctgggaaatatcgggacaggtgggtatgtggtaggaatatgaaattagtgtaggattagtataaatgggtggttgatggtcggcacagacttggtggaccgaagggcctgtttcagtgctgtatttctaaactaagctatctcatctgggcctgaggatttatccattttaagcccactaaaacatctaatacttcctacctttcaatgttaatttattcaagtatatcacaattcccttcCCTGATCTGTGCACCAACATCAtccatctccatggtgaacacagatgaaaagtaataatttaaaacctaatctatgtcatccggctccacacagatggctACTTTGGTCCCgaatcggccctactctttccctggataTCCTCTTTCCATGAATATACTTTAAAAACTCCTTggtattgtcctttatcttgctcacAAGTGTTTTtgaatgccccctcttcgctctccaaagtCATTTTTTAAGTATGGCCTGTGCTTTCTATACTTTTTTAGGGCTTGCgctattttcagcgctctgaatctgtcataaacctcctttttattccttatctaatcctccatatcccttgacatccagggttcccttgtacttgttgctcctacccttcaactttacgggaacatgttggccctgatctctcctatttcctttttgaaggtaagagcccatgggatccagggcaatttggaaaattggatccaaagttggcttagtgctggaggcagagggtgacggtcaagggttgtttttgcgattggaagccagggaccaatggtgtactgcagggatcggtgctggggccattactgtttgtaatgtacattaatgatttagacgtggatataggaggtatgtcaGTCAGACCGCAGATGACACGAACACTActggtgtcataaacagtgaggaggaaagccttagattgcaggacgatatagatgggctggtaagatgggcgagggagtagcaaatggactttaatcctcagaagtgtcaggtgatacactttgggaggactaacaaggcaagggagtatacaatggatggtaggaccctaggaagtacaaagggtcagagggaccttggcctacttgtccatagatcacttaaggcagcagcacagggagataagttggttaggaaggcatatgggatatttgtatGTATTAGCCGAGTCAtataatataagagcggggaggttatgatggagctgtacagaatgatagttaagccacagctggagtactgtgtacagttctggtcaccacaccaaaggaaggatgtgattgcactggagagagtgcagaggcgattcaccaggatgttgcctgggctggagcatttcagctatgaagagtgactggataggctagagttgttttctttagagcagagaagactgaggcgggacctgattgaggtatacaaaattgtgaagggcattgatatgatagataggaagaaacatgctcccttagcggcggggtcagtaaccaggggggatagatttaatgtaaggggcaggtgtTTGAGAGGGGTATTGAGGAAGAAACTATTCACAAAGAGGATGATTGGagactggaacacactgccagaaggggtggtagaagcagtacccctcacaaaatttaaggtattttgatgagcatttgaaatgggaTAGCATGCAAAGCTAAGGGCTAAGTGCTGggtaacgggattagaatagataggtgcttgatggctggcacagagacgttgggccgaagggcgtgtttctctgctgcataactctatgactccatgacctgatctcgtgcttgtgatcgtttgcaaactacttccagtctagtcaagttacaaggctcgatcttttCAGCTTTATGATTGTCTTGTTACAGAGGCTGTTCTGGCcgggtccttggcagagataacaggtctATGCTGTCCTAGCTATGGACTCTTTCTtattcagagagagaaagggagccttttctataagaactctatattattatgaaaagtgctTTTTATTAAGAggtccatttcttataataaatcaggagtgggttagatgggtgaaatatgagtgcaaGCGTGGTTTTGGAATGtcgaatcaccgctggtgaatacaggaggtcctatacaagtatcacttGTCAAAATAACTGACAGGCCCGGTTAGACAACTCgcgattggatgcccagagcccgaatctgaagggcaggaattgatacccaatggatgaaggaagatgaacagtcaaataaatagctgaatgcacagcccaaaAAATCAAATTATCTTCCTGATcgattgttacaataagtaaattcttccagagtttcatgtattatgtgatgaactctcacagtgaataagaacacttcaaatcactctccgttTTGAATGTCACATTTTATTCATTCTGGAGCACCTTGAATTgagaaaatcagcaaaaacgaCTGCAATGTATTTCTAACTAGGTCACCTGacagtccatagaaagctgcaatgacCGAAAGTCTTGCAAGTATATGACATTAAATCTGCGATTTTCTGTTTGTTCCGcggtaagatatgagcctcacctcttctgattgactttttctgtataaccaccatcagtgagaccaacacacagattagcaggactccgaagcagactgcaactaggatggaagtagttttatatccctgttcttaatgacaaaaataaagaaaagtttagcacagacacagtccatcttgtgtgataaaatatttgcaagaagtatttaataattatatccactgcttccaggcaatgagttgggctgaacattccccattatgtggtgcacattgcaccagaggaaagtgtgaaacaatctaaattacagagacagtgcccccatgtttctgatcagtgcaggacagttcgggtacagccagaaactgggattagcggaatttaaactggaccatttgaaatatgcggtgaggcaaCAAAATGTTCCAGTCAATGAGAACGTGCACATAGCACCTTCAGAAAATgacaacaataccaattcaactaatacaaactCTAATGCTAGCTGGACtattaataatggtaagtacctgcagatgtggatgggaaagcaattggaggcacatcgaaccctatggaatatattgtacaaaaagttcaggaggatgaaatttcagcactttccatttaaacgataaatactgttcttaatttcccgaactaatgagtcaatttaacaaaacaaggtgccctaaccctgccaccctcaccggaacaaatcacactggcatcttccttgtgatcacagtcagattgagccggtgatgaggaaggacagtcggccagagaagattcgcttccagtgcacttcacctcatccagccagataacaccgtcaccctgagaaaaagtagctcctccgggggccaatagagcgtgaccacaacccagctgtctgcagacaacattggcatcggacaaatcccaggagtcatcacaaaccGTGCCCCaactgttattgcacaatatctccactctcccggagcagttggtgttaccttcaaacaggcgcaaccaatgtccagaatctggcaaagagaatcaattattattattgatgtagtataagacaggagaacaagtcagatagttggtataataaagaggaagtagcacctggtgaaagtacatgtttacaatcatattctcgaatgcagtcctctgatctatggagctgctcctcagttacttttgcttctgttgaaaagagaaacatgctgactgtatcagccaccaatgtttgaaatgacactcacaGATTGAgacgtttgttgtgttacctgaacaaataacaccagcatcctccctgtgttcacagttgtgtttcccccacggttctgtttgacactgccaaaggaacgagtcgtgtgaaatacactccatcccatcgagccaaatgggtgcagatccttctccgaatgacagagtgtaataatcgatataactgaggggaccgcactgtaactgttcacagatcacttctgcatcaggtctatcaagtgtatccgagcacactgttccccaggtgccattgtagaacacttccactctcccctcacagcgatgcttcccattcaccagccgcagctgtttgtgctctgtcaatgacacaattgATACCCAGGTGTTTGGATTGATAACGCATTGTatttcatactgcacagctcaacacatgctgcaccagttgtgttcactgatttccggTAATTATTcaagaaaagcgatagaaaaacaccggCAGCCCATAATGtattaaagaataatcaacacggattgaacaacagaaagacaaacaacgttactgAATTGTTTTCAGACgttacagaaagataacggggataatgcagtcgatgcaaCATGCATGTTTTTTTCAGAAGGCCTCCGACAAGGAACCACATCGTgagatcatgactggggtcagagcatgtgaagtcaagagatcagtggaagaatagtATAAGACGAGCTACAAAGCACACTGTCGGGTTtaaatgtggtaacccagaatggcggaaggtgggaagtcgtgttccacaggtctggggtcactgctgctcaatatttacataaacgattttgacttagacaagggagacataatttcaaaatttcagatgacagcaatttggggatatagttatCACTAAGAACAACAAATACGAAATACGGAAGACGTTAGTAAAAGAGCCGAATGGGCaaacaattgccaaatgagttgaatacagataagtctaaggtggtcagtgttgataggaagaataaagaggcaacGTACTTCTTGTAAAATAAGGATTAAAATGATGTATAacagcaaagagacctcgggatacaggggcactaatcacttataaagtgacagagaccgaagccagtgatcataaatataggatgaTCATGAAcaaatctaataagaaattcaggagaattatTTATTTTAGctcggagtggtttgaattttgaattccgaacacatgcaattgttgaaGTGATGAGCGTCGATGTCTTTAAGGTAAAGCTGTATAGGTACATGAAGAAGAAAGAAGTAggcggatatgcaaagagggttagatgcagtgATATGGGGCAATACTCGTGGGCagcataaacaccacattgaccagtaaggccgaatggccagattctgtgctgtccattgtatgtaattcgatgtcatatcttccctgtgaaaccacgtgcacaacactacggaaaatgggcacatggaagcacccttacctgaacacaagatcctcacatcttctttatgagaacagtcgtggttaccccacgatgctgagggacattcccagagaaatgattcgttaccgaaacacttcagttcatccaaccaaactggccctgagcctcgtTCACAAGATGCCGGAAGTGCCAGGTCCaaggcctttccacaacccagctgtttgcaaaccacgtcagcgtccgcctgatcccaggaatcatcacagacTGAACCCCATATCCCATTGTaacaaatctccactcggccagtacatgggcttccaccgtcagacagccttacctgcacgtggtctgttggacaacagtacaggaggattatactttcaatagacattcacctcatcactcaatgcaACTGATTGCACCATCACCAGCTTTCAAACAAGACATGTTAAATGCgcctgtgacaggtaaataaagctataaaacagaatatctgtttacacatgCTCCTTACACAGAATGTAAtgaacagaaatgtttcagatatcctactacatctggctttgacatgtTATGTTCTCCAGTTCCCattttatgttttgaacgctgtgtacgttgttgtacaggcgatcactcacacgattaacaatTAATTTATACACATGTTATATTACTGTATatgttccttgtccatgtatgttacccttatctgttatcttggtcagacatttactgtcATCTCCTATTGCCTTTATCTTGAAttgcaagtgacttgcatttatctagcgccattaacggaatgcaacatcccaaggcgcagtgcaggagtgatatcaaagaaaatTTAACACAGAGCACCTAAGAATATATTAGGTCACATGatcaaaagctaagtcaaagagtttgTTTGTTATGGCGTATCTTGAAGCAGGGAAGagaggttgacaggcagagagatttaaggaagcaaTTCTGGAGCGTGTGACCtttgcagctaaaggcacggccaccatgGTGCGCAattgaaatcaggaatgctcaagaagccagaacaggGAGCTGTCAAaatggagccgattgcaaagagagGAGCTGCGAGGCCAggaagggatatgaaaacaaggatgagaaatttaaaaccgCGCATTGCTGggaaaagtaggtcagtgagcagagggcagatgccgGAGTGGCAATTGGTCGAGACAGCAGAATTTGCAGAGGTTGGAActaaggaagccagccaggagtacatttgAATTATCGAGTCTGGAGAGAAAAGGGCAATCGACAAGAATAGATAACGGCAAattcgggtgatgtcatggaggtgaaaatagacagtgttagtGAAGATATGGAGATTTGGTAGGAGGCTCACCCcggggtcaaatgtaacaccaagattacaagcaGTCTGCCTGAGTCACAGACAGTTTGtgtggcgagaaatggagttggcagcaaggaaacatgcgatggggactgatggtttctatcttttcaatactgagttggaggaattttctgctgatgcagtactgaatgtcagactggaattctgacagtgtacaggctgtgGAGGGCTCAAGAGAGttgaatgtgaggtagagttggatacagtgagatacatgtggaaactgaggctcagtttgtggatatcactgaaaggcagcatgtaaatgagaaatgaggtatcaatggatagatcctttggtgacactgtaggtgactttgcaggagcgggaagagaagccattgccggtaactttctgactatgactgtacagataagactagaaccagctgagtgcagtcccacccagccaggggataatggagaggggttggagaagaatttcatgatcaatcatatcaacaTTTGTAGACAagtcaagaaataggaggaggaaacGTTTAGATTTGTTACAATCACTTAGGATGACATTTGTGACTTCGATAAGAGTTATTTTGGTCttgtggtgtggatagaaatctGATTTGAGGAATTGGAACATGCAgtccataaaagatgagcatggatttgggaggcgacaacacattcaaggacgttGGCGAGCaacgaacagttggagctggggcaataatttgcatggacaggtggtcaatggtttctttCTGAGGAGAGGcatgatgactgctgatttgaaggagagggggctgaacatgaagagagaaagagagaatcgttaatattgtcagctgtCATGGGACCCAGGAAGGGAATGTCTCTGTTCAGTATCTTAGTAGAAATAAGGCGCACACAGCAAGACGTGGCTTTCATCAACAGCATAGGTTCAGAGAGAGCGTGAAggactctaggagagaaacaagaaaagcgaattcagggtgatggtgCGGGGTGGGGTTGAACAACTGATAGGCAGTTAGGCCCGGTGGATTGACGAAGAAAGGTAAGTTGTGGAGGcgactgaacagatatttttgaaCTTAGTGACAAAAAGTCTAGGAGTCCTCTCATttatttttggagttcagggtggacgaggcaggggagtggttcagggggaagatttatgatggagaagatatgctgcgcgtttcctttgccttcctggatgatcattgtctaacgggtggttttagcaaagaagagcaggacccgatgatgctttatgtgattgatccattcaggattatattaccagattgttggccagatgtcaccgtgcctttctgttttttttttaattctttcatggggtgtgggtgttactggcaaggccagaatttcttTTATCCACCCTATATATTACTTCCAAttcatactggagaatgtaacgtccacaagttctacccttgaacatcagtcttgcaatatgcagtatcttcgtgtagaacGATGTTCCAGGGtcgtgttgattataacattatcataaatcgatgtaatattaattgcataacagaatcacttacttttgtaaggatgggactctgtctttgacaatgaagacatttgagtaattttagagataaaccatacgtctgaacagagaatatgcagacctctctgtccagacaggctgctgctattatgttcaatgagcagacgaaacttgtgagg is a genomic window containing:
- the LOC137364940 gene encoding scavenger receptor cysteine-rich type 1 protein M130-like — protein: MVAVPLAAKVTRSRIASLNLSACQPLFPASRYAITNKLFDLAFDHIKAIGDDSKCLTKITDKDHVQVRLSDGGSPCTGRVEICYNGIWGSVCDDSWDQADADVVCKQLGCGKALDLALPASCERGSGPVWLDELKCFEHKQLRLVNGKHRCEGRVEVFYNGTWGTVCSDTLDRPDAEVICEQLQCGPLSYIDYYTLSFGEGSAPIWLDGMECISHDSFLWQCQTEPWGKHNCEHREDAGVICSDSGHWLRLFEGNTNCSGRVEILCNNSWGTVCDDSWDLSDANVVCRQLGCGHALLAPGGATFSQGDGVIWLDEVKCTGSESSLADCRFDVPPIAFPSTSAAFYGLSGDLVRNTLQSFLLIFSIQGAPE